In Micromonospora sp. WMMA1363, a genomic segment contains:
- a CDS encoding geranylgeranyl reductase family protein: MDDEFDVVVVGAGPAGSAAALAARRAGARVLLVDRSDFPRDKACGDGIAAHALDVLNELGVPDAVAGYQPLPALRLVGPGGGAVARALPRPAYTVPRTVFDARLVAAAVAAGARLARHTVRRIELRADRVVLDGRITGRVVVGTDGAGSVVRRALGHRPNPDRHLALALRGYAPALPGPPEQLIVTSAPRWPAYAWSFPIGDGRANVGYGEVLRGEPLSRMHLIERLGGLLPGTDPATVTDLRAHHLPLSTHRPEPGRGRVVLAGDALSLVNPFTGEGIFYALLSGALAGAAAARAPEQAARRYVAAMRHRLGVHLRHSSVAAWLARRRSVVDAAVRAATRDDRVYRTVVELGLGDGRLDARTLGMIGRELRRRER, from the coding sequence GTGGACGACGAGTTCGACGTGGTGGTGGTCGGGGCGGGGCCGGCTGGTTCGGCCGCCGCCCTCGCGGCCCGGCGGGCGGGGGCGCGGGTGCTCCTGGTTGATCGGTCCGACTTTCCCCGGGACAAGGCCTGCGGAGACGGCATCGCCGCGCACGCGCTGGACGTCCTGAACGAGCTGGGCGTACCGGACGCGGTTGCCGGTTACCAACCGCTTCCCGCGCTGCGGCTGGTCGGCCCCGGGGGCGGCGCGGTCGCGCGGGCGCTACCTCGGCCGGCGTACACCGTGCCCCGGACGGTCTTCGACGCGCGGCTGGTCGCGGCCGCGGTCGCGGCCGGGGCCCGGCTGGCCCGGCACACGGTGCGTCGGATCGAGCTGCGCGCCGACCGGGTGGTGCTCGACGGCCGGATCACCGGGCGCGTCGTGGTGGGTACGGACGGCGCCGGCTCCGTCGTGCGTCGGGCACTCGGGCACCGCCCGAACCCGGACCGCCACCTGGCCCTGGCCCTTCGGGGGTATGCACCCGCGCTGCCCGGCCCGCCCGAACAGCTCATTGTCACCTCGGCCCCGCGTTGGCCGGCGTATGCCTGGTCGTTCCCGATCGGTGACGGTCGCGCGAATGTCGGGTACGGGGAGGTGCTGCGGGGCGAGCCGCTGAGCCGGATGCACCTCATCGAGCGGCTTGGCGGGTTGCTGCCGGGGACCGATCCGGCGACGGTGACCGACCTGCGCGCCCACCACCTGCCGCTGTCCACCCATCGGCCCGAACCGGGGCGGGGGCGGGTGGTGCTGGCCGGCGACGCACTCTCGTTGGTCAACCCGTTCACCGGCGAGGGGATCTTCTACGCACTGCTGTCCGGTGCGCTGGCGGGCGCGGCCGCCGCCCGGGCACCGGAGCAGGCCGCCCGGCGGTATGTGGCGGCGATGCGCCACCGGCTCGGTGTGCACCTGCGGCACAGCTCGGTGGCGGCGTGGCTGGCGCGGCGGAGGTCGGTGGTCGACGCGGCGGTCCGAGCGGCGACCCGGGACGACCGGGTGTACCGGACGGTGGTCGAACTGGGGCTCGGCGACGGGCGGCTCGACGCCCGCACGCTCGGCATGATCGGCCGCGAGCTCCGGAGAAGGGAACGGTAG
- a CDS encoding isoprenyl transferase gives MTLRDLVYTVYERRLTARLAGKPVPRHVGVMCDGNRRWAREMGFVDPNDGHRVGAERIKELLRWCDAAGVGHVTLWLLSTDNLSRPAAQLDPLLQIIEDLTTELAEEGNPWRLRMVGALDVLPAQHAAALKAAEERTRERTGGAQVNIAVGYGGRREIADAVRSLLQEHARAGTSIEELAEVLDVEHIAEHLYTRGLPDPDLIIRTSGEQRLSGFLLWQSVHSECYFCELNWPDFRRIDFLRALRSYGNRQRRFGA, from the coding sequence ATGACTCTGCGGGATCTTGTCTACACGGTGTACGAGCGCCGCCTGACGGCGAGGCTCGCGGGCAAGCCGGTGCCCCGGCACGTCGGCGTCATGTGCGACGGCAACCGCAGGTGGGCCAGGGAGATGGGCTTCGTCGACCCGAACGACGGCCACCGGGTCGGTGCCGAGCGCATCAAGGAGCTGCTGCGCTGGTGCGACGCGGCCGGCGTCGGGCACGTGACGCTGTGGCTGCTCTCCACCGACAACCTCTCCCGGCCGGCGGCCCAGCTCGATCCGCTGCTTCAGATCATCGAGGACTTGACGACCGAGCTGGCCGAGGAGGGCAACCCCTGGCGGCTGCGCATGGTCGGTGCTCTCGACGTGCTGCCGGCGCAGCACGCGGCCGCCCTCAAGGCCGCCGAGGAACGCACCCGGGAACGCACCGGTGGCGCGCAGGTCAACATCGCGGTGGGGTACGGCGGCCGGCGGGAGATCGCCGACGCGGTGCGCTCGCTGCTGCAGGAGCACGCCCGGGCCGGCACCAGCATCGAGGAACTGGCCGAGGTGCTCGACGTCGAGCACATCGCCGAGCACCTCTACACCCGGGGTCTGCCCGATCCAGATCTGATCATCCGAACCAGTGGCGAGCAGCGCCTGTCGGGTTTTCTGCTCTGGCAGTCCGTCCACTCGGAGTGCTACTTCTGCGAACTCAACTGGCCGGACTTCCGCCGGATCGACTTCCTCCGCGCACTCCGCTCGTACGGCAACCGCCAGCGTCGGTTCGGCGCCTGA
- the otsB gene encoding trehalose-phosphatase — MPPLNLGRQQPSSPLNADLAWNTTAARAAGIVLFFDFDGTLAPVDDDPTAVQPAPKVLAAIEALAPVVRRVAIVSARPVEFLRERLGGLTGVDLYGLYGLEHSHSGGETVTEPAALPWMPTMADLAEQARAELPAGTLVEYKRLSVALHWRTVPHLGATAVEWGRSRAEQLGLRVQAGRMVLELKPPVNRDKGMVIDELVRDAEGAWYFGDDVSDIKAFAALRARCAADPHFLGVCVAVANPETGQEVADAADLTIDSPAALGDFLTDAVGRLT, encoded by the coding sequence GTGCCGCCGTTGAATCTGGGCAGACAACAGCCGAGCTCCCCGTTGAACGCCGACCTGGCCTGGAACACGACCGCAGCCCGGGCCGCCGGGATCGTCCTCTTCTTCGACTTCGACGGCACACTGGCGCCGGTCGACGACGACCCGACCGCGGTCCAGCCAGCGCCGAAGGTGCTCGCCGCCATCGAGGCCCTCGCCCCCGTCGTACGCCGGGTGGCGATCGTCTCCGCGCGCCCGGTCGAATTCCTCCGCGAACGGCTCGGCGGGCTCACCGGGGTCGACCTCTACGGCCTGTACGGGCTGGAGCACAGCCACTCCGGCGGCGAGACCGTCACCGAACCGGCGGCGCTGCCCTGGATGCCCACCATGGCGGACCTCGCCGAACAGGCCCGCGCCGAGCTGCCCGCCGGCACTCTGGTGGAGTACAAGCGGCTCTCCGTGGCGCTGCACTGGCGGACCGTCCCGCACCTCGGGGCGACGGCGGTGGAGTGGGGCCGGTCCCGGGCCGAGCAGCTCGGCCTGCGGGTCCAGGCCGGGCGCATGGTGCTGGAGCTGAAGCCCCCGGTGAACCGGGACAAGGGCATGGTCATCGACGAGCTCGTGCGGGATGCCGAGGGAGCCTGGTACTTCGGCGACGACGTCTCCGACATCAAGGCGTTCGCGGCGCTGCGCGCCCGCTGCGCGGCCGACCCGCACTTCCTCGGCGTCTGCGTCGCCGTTGCCAACCCGGAGACCGGCCAAGAGGTCGCGGACGCCGCCGATCTGACGATCGACTCCCCCGCCGCTCTCGGCGACTTCCTCACCGACGCCGTCGGCCGACTGACCTGA
- a CDS encoding helix-turn-helix transcriptional regulator — protein MTETANARKIAFATFVRRGLEEARATRAWSGTEVSRRTGVSRQTINRWVRGDWASDPEAERVVAFCEGLGLNPATAFAALGWDRRATPRTTPTPPPMDPDVEALLRRLVDPDVSDAEKFHIRETIRYLAYRPTLPIGVRKRGKQAG, from the coding sequence GTGACCGAGACGGCCAACGCGCGGAAGATCGCCTTCGCCACCTTCGTCCGCCGCGGCCTCGAAGAGGCCCGCGCCACCCGGGCCTGGAGCGGCACCGAGGTCTCCCGGCGGACCGGCGTCTCCCGCCAAACGATCAACAGATGGGTGCGGGGCGACTGGGCCAGCGACCCGGAGGCCGAACGCGTCGTGGCCTTCTGCGAGGGTCTGGGCCTCAACCCGGCAACCGCGTTCGCCGCGCTCGGCTGGGACCGTCGGGCCACCCCGCGCACCACACCGACGCCACCGCCGATGGACCCGGACGTGGAGGCGCTGCTGCGCCGACTGGTCGACCCCGACGTGTCGGACGCGGAGAAATTCCACATCAGAGAGACCATTCGTTACCTCGCATATCGCCCGACTCTTCCGATCGGTGTCCGGAAACGAGGTAAACAGGCCGGGTAG
- a CDS encoding PhoH family protein — translation MTTRRTTTGADQPPAATATTRRATRSRRLAARAGSEEPGPSGQAFVLDTSVLLSDPAALHRFAEHEVVLPLVVISELEGKRHHPELGWFARQSLRSLDELRVRHGRLDRPVPANDNGGTLRVELNHTDDGVLPPGFRTESNDARILSVALNLAAEGRAVTLVSKDMPLRVKAASVGLRADEYRHGQAGDPTWTGMSELELTEDQIGRLYAGESLDVDAAAGLTCHTGLVLHSARGSALGRVLPDKTVRLVRGDREAFGVHGRSAEQRIALDLLLDDSVGIVSLGGRAGTGKSALALCAGLEAVMERRRHKKVIVFRPLYAVGGQELGYLPGSESEKMSPWAQAVFDTLGAVIHENVLDEVTARGLLEVLPLTHIRGRSLHDAFVIVDEAQSLERGVLLTVLSRIGQGSRVVLTHDVAQRDNLRVGRHDGVTAVIEALKGHPLFAHVTLSRSERSPIAAMVTDLLEDNPH, via the coding sequence GTGACGACTCGCCGTACAACCACCGGTGCCGATCAGCCGCCGGCCGCGACTGCCACGACCCGCCGCGCCACCCGGAGCCGCCGCCTCGCTGCCCGGGCCGGCAGCGAGGAGCCCGGACCATCCGGCCAGGCGTTCGTCCTGGACACCTCGGTGCTGCTCTCCGACCCGGCGGCGTTGCACCGGTTCGCCGAGCACGAGGTGGTGCTTCCGTTGGTGGTCATCTCCGAACTCGAGGGCAAGCGGCACCACCCGGAGCTGGGCTGGTTCGCGCGCCAGTCGCTGCGGTCGCTGGACGAGCTGCGGGTGCGGCATGGCCGGCTGGACCGGCCGGTGCCCGCCAACGACAACGGCGGCACGCTGCGTGTCGAGCTGAACCACACCGACGACGGGGTGCTGCCGCCGGGCTTCCGCACCGAGTCCAACGACGCCCGGATCCTCTCCGTGGCGCTGAACCTCGCCGCCGAGGGGCGTGCGGTCACGCTGGTCAGCAAGGACATGCCGTTGCGGGTCAAGGCGGCCTCGGTTGGTCTGCGGGCCGACGAGTACCGGCACGGCCAGGCCGGCGACCCAACCTGGACCGGGATGTCGGAACTGGAGCTGACCGAGGATCAGATCGGCCGGCTGTACGCGGGCGAGTCGCTGGACGTCGACGCCGCCGCCGGGCTGACCTGCCACACCGGCCTGGTGCTGCACTCGGCCCGTGGCTCGGCGCTCGGCCGGGTGCTGCCGGACAAGACGGTCCGGTTGGTCCGGGGCGACCGCGAGGCGTTCGGCGTGCACGGCCGCTCCGCCGAGCAGCGGATCGCGCTCGACCTGCTACTGGACGACTCGGTAGGGATCGTGTCGCTCGGTGGTCGGGCCGGCACCGGTAAGTCCGCCCTGGCGCTCTGTGCCGGTCTGGAGGCGGTGATGGAACGCCGCCGGCACAAGAAGGTGATCGTGTTCCGGCCGCTGTACGCGGTCGGCGGCCAGGAACTCGGCTACCTGCCCGGCTCCGAGTCCGAGAAGATGTCGCCGTGGGCGCAGGCCGTGTTCGACACCCTCGGTGCGGTGATCCACGAGAACGTCCTCGACGAGGTGACCGCACGGGGGCTGCTGGAGGTGCTGCCGCTGACCCACATCCGGGGGCGCAGCCTGCACGACGCCTTCGTCATCGTGGACGAGGCGCAGTCGCTCGAACGCGGCGTGCTGTTGACGGTGCTGTCCCGGATCGGTCAAGGTTCTCGGGTCGTCCTGACCCATGACGTGGCGCAGCGGGACAACCTGCGGGTAGGACGGCACGACGGGGTGACGGCCGTGATCGAGGCGTTGAAGGGTCATCCGCTCTTCGCTCATGTCACGCTCAGCCGTTCGGAGCGCTCCCCGATCGCCGCCATGGTGACGGATCTCTTGGAGGACAACCCGCACTGA
- a CDS encoding lytic transglycosylase domain-containing protein, translating into MSRLWSRLGARTAAAALLSVGVAGGFYLGGDRDQGPSAQVGLAVEQVALEQARPVYSAKERTTQYHAKLRAAAAAEAAAERKRRAAAAAASRKKAREAAAKAAAVKAAAAEAAASKPYDGPIPSSCTEYSGNREIGCALTLDAGFEIDQFPCLDKLWTKESGWNHKARNSSSGAYGIPQALPGSKMGSVAGDWQTNPATQIEWGLGYIKGRYGTPCKAWGHSQNVGWY; encoded by the coding sequence GTGAGTCGGCTGTGGAGTCGGTTGGGCGCCCGTACGGCCGCTGCCGCACTGCTCTCCGTGGGCGTCGCCGGCGGCTTCTACCTGGGTGGCGACCGGGATCAGGGTCCGAGCGCGCAGGTCGGCCTCGCGGTCGAACAGGTCGCGTTGGAGCAGGCCCGGCCGGTGTATTCCGCGAAGGAGCGGACGACTCAGTACCACGCGAAGCTGCGGGCAGCCGCGGCCGCCGAGGCGGCCGCGGAGCGGAAGCGCCGGGCCGCGGCGGCCGCCGCGTCACGGAAGAAGGCCCGGGAGGCCGCCGCCAAGGCCGCCGCGGTGAAAGCCGCCGCGGCGGAAGCCGCCGCGAGCAAGCCGTACGACGGCCCGATCCCGTCCTCCTGCACCGAGTACAGCGGCAACCGGGAGATCGGTTGTGCGCTCACGCTCGACGCGGGCTTCGAGATCGATCAGTTCCCTTGCCTGGACAAGCTCTGGACCAAGGAGAGCGGCTGGAACCACAAGGCCCGCAACTCGTCCTCCGGGGCGTACGGGATCCCGCAGGCGCTGCCCGGCAGCAAGATGGGCTCGGTGGCGGGCGACTGGCAGACCAATCCGGCCACCCAGATCGAGTGGGGCCTCGGATACATCAAGGGCCGGTACGGCACCCCGTGTAAAGCCTGGGGCCACTCGCAGAACGTCGGCTGGTACTGA
- a CDS encoding rhomboid family intramembrane serine protease: MTLLPGGGDPHRFGTEAFYAALGRAFVAMCAVVPFLFLIEAVDQGLAFGFDPAAGIIPRRIEGLDGIFFSPFLHHGFDHLYSNSVPLILLGTFVLAAGARRFLWSTLVIVLVSGLGVWFTGSPNSVVVGASGVIFGYLGILLTRGIVERSWWNFAVFLLVGLLYGWQLIGILPIDERISWQGHLFGLLGGVVAAIVFRRRPDVGGPYHSESTLTLP, translated from the coding sequence GTGACCCTGCTCCCGGGAGGCGGCGACCCGCACCGGTTCGGCACCGAGGCGTTCTACGCGGCACTCGGCCGGGCCTTCGTCGCCATGTGCGCGGTGGTGCCGTTTCTGTTCCTCATCGAGGCTGTCGACCAGGGCTTGGCGTTCGGGTTCGACCCGGCGGCCGGCATCATCCCGAGGCGGATCGAGGGTCTTGACGGGATCTTCTTCTCGCCGTTCCTGCACCACGGCTTCGACCACCTCTACAGCAACAGCGTCCCGCTGATCCTGCTCGGCACGTTCGTGCTCGCCGCGGGAGCCCGCCGGTTCCTCTGGTCCACGCTGGTCATCGTGCTGGTCAGTGGGCTCGGTGTCTGGTTCACCGGTTCACCCAACTCCGTGGTCGTCGGCGCGAGCGGGGTCATCTTCGGCTACCTGGGCATCCTGCTCACCCGCGGGATCGTCGAGCGGAGTTGGTGGAACTTCGCGGTCTTCCTGCTCGTCGGTCTGCTCTACGGCTGGCAGCTCATCGGCATCCTGCCCATCGACGAGCGGATCTCCTGGCAGGGGCACCTCTTCGGGCTGCTGGGCGGGGTCGTCGCCGCGATCGTCTTTCGGCGGCGGCCGGACGTCGGTGGCCCGTACCACTCCGAGTCGACACTCACCCTGCCCTGA
- a CDS encoding NAD(P)/FAD-dependent oxidoreductase, with translation MREVDVAVIGAGPTGLFAAYYAGFRGLSVAVVDALPEPGGQITAMYPEKLIQDVAGLPAIKGRDLVANLVAQAAPFDPLYLLGTRAEKLSYADGRPVLGLAGGEQLVCGAVLITGGLGSFTPRPLPVAEHFVGGGIVYFVPQPADLADRDVLIVGGGDSAFDWALTLQPLARSVTLVHRREKFRAHAATVARVLDLPVRVVVNAEVTKLHGDGAVSGAEITVRGAEAELLPVDTVVAALGFTADLGPIAEWGLRLDRRHVVVDSTMATNLRRVFAAGDITEYPGKVRLIATGFGEAATAVNNAAVVIDPTAHLFPGHSSDGT, from the coding sequence ATGCGCGAGGTCGATGTCGCGGTGATCGGGGCCGGGCCCACCGGCCTCTTCGCGGCGTACTATGCCGGGTTCCGTGGACTCTCGGTCGCGGTGGTCGACGCGTTGCCGGAGCCCGGTGGCCAGATCACCGCGATGTACCCGGAGAAGCTGATCCAGGATGTCGCCGGCCTCCCGGCGATCAAGGGGCGGGATCTGGTGGCCAACCTGGTCGCCCAGGCGGCCCCGTTCGACCCGCTTTACCTGCTCGGCACCCGGGCGGAGAAGCTCTCCTACGCCGACGGTCGGCCGGTGCTCGGCCTCGCCGGGGGTGAGCAGCTCGTCTGCGGAGCCGTCCTGATCACGGGCGGCCTGGGCAGCTTCACACCCCGTCCGCTGCCGGTCGCGGAGCACTTCGTCGGCGGCGGCATCGTCTACTTCGTCCCGCAGCCGGCCGATCTCGCCGACCGGGACGTCCTCATCGTCGGCGGTGGCGACTCCGCATTCGACTGGGCGCTGACCCTCCAGCCACTGGCCCGCTCGGTGACCCTCGTGCATCGCCGGGAGAAGTTCCGGGCACACGCCGCCACCGTCGCCCGGGTGCTGGATCTACCGGTTCGGGTCGTGGTGAACGCCGAGGTCACGAAGCTGCACGGCGACGGCGCGGTGTCCGGAGCCGAGATCACCGTGCGGGGTGCCGAGGCGGAGTTGCTGCCGGTCGACACCGTCGTCGCGGCGCTCGGCTTCACCGCTGACCTCGGCCCGATCGCTGAGTGGGGGCTGCGCCTGGATCGTCGGCACGTGGTGGTGGACAGCACGATGGCGACCAACCTGCGGCGGGTCTTCGCCGCAGGGGACATCACCGAGTACCCGGGCAAGGTCCGGCTGATCGCCACCGGCTTCGGCGAGGCCGCCACGGCGGTGAACAACGCGGCCGTGGTGATCGACCCGACGGCGCACCTGTTCCCGGGTCACTCCTCCGACGGCACCTGA
- a CDS encoding DMT family transporter encodes MSAAGTTVRPTSSATRRITGVGLATASGVAVTVQSRINGELGVRLADGIAAAVVSFGVGLLVLLVLVPASPRGRRGLVAVRRALATGTLRPWQCLGGVCGAFLVATQGLTIGTLGVAVFTVAVVAGQSGSSLAVDRAGLGPTGRQPVTLRRLGGAMLTVLAVVLAVSGRLGDPGALALALLPLLAGMGVAWQQAVNGRVARAAGTALTATLVNFTVGTLALLAVFAVDVAARGLPAGALPTEPWLYLGGPIGIVFIAIAAAIVRFTGVLLLGLAAIAGQVVGAVLLDVLLPTAASQPGPTTLLGAALALVAVLVTAWKK; translated from the coding sequence GTGAGCGCCGCCGGGACGACGGTCCGGCCGACCTCGTCGGCGACCCGCCGGATCACCGGCGTGGGCCTCGCGACCGCCTCCGGGGTCGCCGTGACCGTGCAGTCCCGGATCAACGGTGAGCTGGGCGTACGCCTCGCCGACGGGATCGCCGCCGCGGTGGTTTCGTTCGGCGTGGGCCTGCTGGTGCTGCTGGTGCTGGTCCCCGCCAGCCCACGCGGACGGCGCGGCCTGGTCGCGGTGCGGCGGGCGCTCGCGACGGGAACCCTTCGCCCTTGGCAGTGCCTCGGCGGGGTCTGCGGGGCGTTCCTGGTGGCGACGCAGGGGCTCACGATCGGCACCCTCGGCGTCGCCGTGTTCACCGTGGCCGTGGTCGCCGGACAGTCCGGCAGCAGCCTCGCCGTCGACCGGGCCGGGCTCGGTCCGACGGGTCGACAGCCGGTGACGCTCCGGCGCCTGGGCGGGGCGATGCTCACCGTGCTCGCGGTCGTGCTGGCGGTCAGCGGCCGGCTCGGCGACCCGGGCGCCCTGGCGCTCGCCCTGCTACCGCTGCTCGCCGGGATGGGTGTCGCCTGGCAGCAGGCAGTCAACGGGCGGGTCGCCCGGGCCGCCGGCACCGCCCTGACCGCCACACTGGTCAACTTCACGGTAGGTACGTTGGCCCTGTTGGCCGTGTTCGCGGTCGACGTGGCAGCCCGCGGGCTCCCCGCCGGGGCGCTACCCACCGAGCCGTGGCTCTATCTGGGCGGCCCGATCGGGATCGTCTTCATCGCGATCGCCGCCGCCATCGTCCGCTTCACCGGTGTCCTGCTGCTCGGGCTCGCCGCCATCGCCGGCCAGGTGGTCGGCGCGGTCCTGCTGGACGTGCTGCTGCCGACCGCGGCCTCGCAGCCGGGCCCGACCACCCTGCTGGGTGCGGCGCTAGCCCTGGTCGCCGTCCTCGTCACCGCGTGGAAGAAGTAG
- the glpX gene encoding class II fructose-bisphosphatase: protein MTNTRTRSPQNLDRNLALDLVRVTEAAAMAAGRWVGRGDKEGGDGAAVDAMRKLINSIPMRGVVVIGEGEKDNAPMLFNGEGVGDGTGPEVDVAVDPIDGTTLMSKGMPNALAVLAVAERGAMFDPSAVFYMEKLAVGPVYADVVDITAGVAENLRRMAKVKGTDLSEITVCVLDRPRHDDLIAQIRRAGAGIRFISDGDIAGAIAAARGESDVDVLMGIGGTPEGITAACALKCMGGMMQARLWPRDDQERERALAAGHDLDRVLTTDDLVTGDNCFFVATGITSGDLLRGVRYRAGGAYTQSIVMRSKSGTIRVIDSYHRLEKLALYSAVDFDGRPLAEQE from the coding sequence ATGACGAACACCAGGACACGGAGCCCACAGAACCTGGACCGCAACCTCGCCCTCGACCTCGTCCGGGTCACCGAGGCCGCGGCGATGGCCGCCGGCCGGTGGGTCGGCCGGGGGGACAAGGAGGGCGGCGACGGGGCCGCCGTCGACGCCATGCGCAAGCTGATCAACTCGATTCCGATGCGCGGCGTCGTGGTGATCGGCGAAGGCGAGAAGGACAACGCCCCGATGCTCTTCAACGGCGAAGGAGTCGGTGACGGGACCGGGCCGGAGGTCGACGTGGCGGTCGACCCGATCGACGGCACCACACTGATGAGCAAGGGCATGCCGAACGCCCTGGCCGTGCTGGCGGTGGCGGAGCGGGGGGCGATGTTCGACCCCAGCGCCGTGTTCTACATGGAGAAGCTCGCGGTCGGCCCGGTCTACGCCGACGTGGTGGACATCACCGCCGGCGTCGCCGAGAACCTGCGGCGGATGGCCAAGGTCAAGGGCACGGACCTGTCCGAGATCACGGTCTGCGTCCTGGACCGGCCCCGGCACGACGACCTGATCGCCCAGATCCGGCGCGCTGGGGCGGGTATCCGTTTCATCTCCGACGGCGACATCGCGGGCGCCATCGCCGCGGCGCGGGGCGAGTCCGACGTCGACGTGCTGATGGGCATCGGCGGCACCCCGGAGGGGATCACCGCCGCGTGCGCACTCAAGTGCATGGGCGGGATGATGCAGGCCAGGCTCTGGCCGCGGGACGACCAGGAGCGGGAAAGGGCCCTCGCGGCCGGGCACGACCTGGACCGGGTACTCACCACCGACGACCTGGTGACCGGGGACAACTGCTTCTTCGTCGCCACCGGGATCACCTCGGGCGACCTGCTGCGTGGGGTGCGCTACCGGGCCGGCGGGGCCTACACCCAGTCGATCGTGATGCGGTCCAAGAGTGGCACGATCCGGGTGATCGACTCGTACCACCGGCTGGAGAAGCTGGCACTCTACTCGGCGGTTGACTTCGACGGCCGGCCTCTGGCCGAGCAGGAGTGA
- a CDS encoding DUF4245 domain-containing protein, producing MEPAQPADREPAHRTPPEGQPPVDPVPAGADPAAPVPPGEPALVESADSAARTPGEGGGAVETGEHPAPPPAADAGRSERSPKDMAISLLVLLVPIALLLAFYRGFLGGDQPAVVDPAPALDSARAANAFPVTQPEGLGDGWRVVNAGFRTTEGGATLRLGYLTPEGRGAQVVQSDVPAERLLPAELTDEGQPQGQTDLGGRTWQLYTARGNEQALVLLEPDRTVIVVGDARDNELRTLAGSLR from the coding sequence GTGGAACCCGCACAGCCTGCTGACCGCGAACCCGCCCACCGGACACCGCCGGAAGGCCAGCCCCCGGTCGACCCGGTGCCTGCCGGGGCTGATCCGGCCGCACCGGTCCCCCCGGGGGAGCCGGCCCTGGTCGAGTCCGCTGACAGCGCGGCGAGGACGCCCGGCGAGGGGGGCGGGGCAGTGGAGACCGGCGAGCACCCCGCCCCTCCCCCCGCGGCCGACGCGGGTCGTTCGGAGCGCTCGCCGAAGGACATGGCGATCTCACTGCTCGTGCTCCTGGTCCCGATCGCCCTGCTGCTCGCCTTCTACCGGGGCTTCCTGGGCGGCGACCAGCCGGCCGTGGTCGACCCGGCGCCGGCGCTGGACTCGGCGCGGGCGGCGAACGCCTTCCCGGTGACTCAGCCGGAGGGTCTGGGCGACGGCTGGCGAGTCGTCAACGCCGGCTTCCGGACGACCGAGGGCGGGGCAACGTTGCGGCTGGGGTACCTGACCCCCGAGGGGCGGGGCGCCCAGGTGGTGCAGAGTGACGTGCCGGCGGAGCGGCTGCTGCCCGCCGAACTGACCGACGAGGGGCAGCCGCAGGGCCAGACGGATCTCGGCGGGCGCACCTGGCAGCTCTATACGGCCCGGGGCAACGAGCAGGCGTTGGTGCTGCTGGAACCGGACCGTACGGTGATCGTGGTCGGCGACGCACGGGACAACGAGCTACGGACACTGGCCGGATCGCTGCGCTGA
- a CDS encoding exodeoxyribonuclease VII small subunit has product MIDETKDERLSYEQARAELASVVERLEAGGTTLEESLALWERGEKLARVCQAWLDGARARLDAARQDPTDS; this is encoded by the coding sequence ATGATTGACGAGACGAAGGACGAGCGGCTCAGTTACGAGCAGGCCCGCGCCGAGCTGGCGTCGGTGGTCGAGCGGCTGGAGGCCGGTGGAACCACGTTGGAGGAGTCGCTGGCGCTCTGGGAGCGCGGCGAGAAGCTGGCCAGGGTCTGCCAGGCGTGGCTGGACGGCGCCCGTGCCCGCCTCGACGCCGCCCGACAGGACCCCACGGACTCCTGA